DNA from Prunus persica cultivar Lovell chromosome G6, Prunus_persica_NCBIv2, whole genome shotgun sequence:
CTTGAATATTGGACTTGCAGTTTTGCTGTTGTACGTTTGCTCCAAGAAGAAATTATGCAAAGTGAATATTTGGATAATATAAGTAGTGTTTAATTGAGAATATCAGGACAATCCTTTTTCTACTTCTGAGTAGTCTATTCAACCTTTCAAATGTTTGTTCTTTCAGCACCAGGAGTGGTCGATATCGTGATCGAAGACGGTCTCCACCTCGATATTCACGCTCTCCACGATATTCCCGATCTCCACCTCCACGCCATACAAGATCTCGGTCCCGCAGCCATGATTATTATTCTCCTCCCCCAAAACGAAGGGATTATTCGAggtaatttttggttttcctcCCAGCCATCTACTTTCCAGTAAAGGCATTTATTTGTGGAAATTTCTAATTCTGGTTGCATAACCTGTTTATCATTTGCAAAATCCAAATAAGATGCATTAGATTTTGGGGATAAGTTTATATTTGGGGTTTAGGGCTGTTGCTAGTCGTCTATTGTTTGACTGAAGGAAGGATGggtttaatttgttgtaattCGTGTTTTGTTTGGTGTCAAAATGGCAGTTTTATCCTTTGATTGGTTTCTGAAAGATCCGGTGGTATTAGCCTATTGATAATGATTTCAGGAATAGTATTTGCTAGAAAATGTTTATTTACATTTTGTATAATGTCTTTGTCATTTCTGAATTTCTTTCATCTTTTATGCTCATCAACTTATGTGTTTCTGTCTAGTGCGCAATGCCTAGTGCGTTCTGCTATTTGTTCTAATGTTTGAACTTCTGTTGCTTCTTATGGTTGCTAGATCTGTATCACCACCCCAAGAGCGAAGGTACAGTAGAGAGAAGTCGTTTTCTCGATCTCCTCCACCATATAAGGGCTCAAGGAGCCACAGTGAGAGCCCGGATAGGGGTCCAAGCCGAAGCAGGAGCAGAAGCAGAAGTCACAGTCCAAGGCGAATCGACAGACGGACCCGAAGTCCTATTAATGAAGATTACCCAAGGGAACCAAATGGAGACCGATTTCCTAGTCCATGAACAACGTAGAGAGAGAGCTCTTAAGCTAGTAGAAACTTGCTATGCTAccttttgaatttcatttagTATGTGTTATGTTTGATGATGTGAACGTATTGTTTGAAGGGATCTGGTCGTTTCTCAGATTAAGATGTGTAggtttatgtttttgtttcaatgACATCTGTCATGGCAGAATCTTGAATTTGGTGATTTGGTTATTGTCGTGTATGCGTTGTTATGCCATTAAGCTTAACCAGGTCCTTATTTTTGAGATCCCCGAGTAAAAGTCAGTGCACAAAGTGTTCTAAAGAAAGCATTTTACTTTTAGACGATTGGTGGTATCCTATCCGTCCATAATCCATTTGTTGTTAATTTGTCTTCTAATTTTTGGAGTGAGTCAGAATCCATCCTCTTTATTTTTGGACAAAAGAATCTATCCTTCTGTGAAGTGACTTTATTTTCaactttattatatatatatatatgtatatataatatataagtataattacaaatttattgCAATGTATTATTAGCTAACTGATATTTGgtgtatttaaataaaaaagctaACTGATATATCACCGAACTCAAATCGTCTCCTTTTCTGCCTTTCCGGTTTTCTTATGATTAATGAGCATCGAGTTGGAGTTCAAATCAAAACCGTCCTTCCCTTTTTGACGCGGTTAATGCATGACTTTTTTCCaccacttttttctttctttttttcgagTTGAGAAAAATGACTTTTGGAGGGAAAAACGAATAAAAATCAccgaaataattaaataaaaactaagGACTTGGCGATAATCCCAATGAGtcttcataaaaataataataataataaagggcgaaagaaaataataaaagaaaaaaagaaaaagacaaccaACGAAAAACCAAGGAAACAACAGGAGTTCGAAGACTCGGCTTCACATCACTTGAGTTGGGTCTCACTGTCTTTCTCAAACTCAGTAGCTCACTCTGTCTAGTGAAGTTTCCATTAACAGGTTttctcctccctctctctctctcttttcttaacGTTATGAATCTTTTATTGCCTCAACTATGTATTTTTCAGTCAATATTATGaatgaataataatattaatatgattGGACTGGTGGGGCAGAGTCTGTCAgtattgtttttcttctttttcttctgggtTGCAATGAAATTTTATGTTTCTTAATGTAGGGATTATGTAGGGTCTAGCACTAGAAGTGTGTGTTTAGTGCTGTTCTGGCTTCCACATTTGAGGaagttgcttttttttttcttttttttttttgaactttAGACAAATCAGGAatctttcttatatttttggttCTAGGTAGTTCAGTTTCTTATgtgggttttgtttgaagaAGTAGAAACGTCTTGCGTCTTACTTAGGAACTAACTTTCTGGCTTTCTTCAGCTGGGGAAGTTGAATCGGGTACTTTTTTGCGATTTATTCTTTAATATTCAGCTCCTCTTCACTAATGCTATTTGTGGTCGGATTTGCTTCTGTAATGGCTTTTTCTGGTTTTCTACATCTGTTTCTTCTGCactcttttgctttttcttcttttgtcttttcgATTCTCTAACTTTAGGCATTTCTTGTGCTGGGTTTGTACGAAAAATAGAAGcttgttcaattttttgtaagATTTAGTTTCTTTAAACCCAGCTTCAGATACAAATTTCCCCTTCGGCCTTCGTTTTGAAAATGCTAAAtgggaaaatgaaagaaattgtTGGAGGACACGACCAATATTATTCATGTTCCCTATTGTTTGTCAAGTGTTGAGATTGAAAGTATATCATGTCTAAATTAGAATGTTTCGTGTTGGTTTTTCACAGTTTGTTTTAGGGGTGCGACTTAGCATCTAgcatttttgttcttgaaaattaaaatatacttGCGATGAGCCAATGCTATTGTGAGTTGTGTTGATAGTTACACTCCCTTTTATGCTATACACTATTAAGCAATGCTCATTTATAAGTTATGAAGGCCATTGATACGCAAAGCTGTAGCTCTACTTTGGTTTTGTTCATCAGTATCTCATTgcattttatatatgtttcatTTCTGGCAGGTTAGGAATTACGAGCTAACTGCGCAGCACTGGAAGCATAGCTCGAAGTCTTATTGGTACCCATGATGCATAAAAAATGGATTGGAGGCGTGCTTTTGCTCCTAATTGGCATGTTTACAAGTGTATTAGGTAAAACAGTAACCTTGTTCTGATTTCTGTTCATTCCAGTTTTATATTGTTGAGTGAGGTAGTATAATTAAGAGCTCAATCTTTCTGGAGTTCCTTGACATGGGGGGCTTGGCTTACTgacttttgcaattttttattgCTACTTCATGTTTACGTGACTGTTTTTAAGCTCTGTATTACTTATCAGTGTTGATTTGCTTTCCAAAGTACATTAGTTTCTTGACTTATGATACATGTGTGTAGTTAGAAATAACTCTATGGTCCTCAGAATAGTTGCAAAGGGTACGTCTACATCTTGAGCAGATGATCTTTGTTTCACTTAGTATTTTCAGAGTGACTCAACCTATGCCTTGATTTtgattgtttcttttattatatGATTTCTGGTTTTTTCCCGTTATCTTCTCTCtatttgtaatatatatattttcgctTGTGAAATGTCATTTGCCAGACCCGCCTTGTGCTTGAGGCTTTGCCTTTGTAGGTACAATCGGTCTTGGGCAAATTTTGGGGCATGGCGACAGGAtacattgatttttttatatattttgaggATTTTTTATATGTTAATTCTTTACTCAGATAGAAGGGCACCATTTGGAATTTTGGGATGCCTTTATTCATTGTTGTAGTGTTGTCACTCTAACAAGATACTGAATCACAATTTTGAAACTTATAGGTGCATTCATTGGGATAAACATTGGGACCGACGTCTCAGACCTTCCGTCTGAGACAGATACAGTTGCGCTCCTTAAAGCCCATCAAATTTCACATGTGCGCCTCTATAATGCTGATACTCACATGCTGAAAGCCCTTTCAAACAGTGGAATTGAAGTAATGGTAGGTGTCACAAATGAGGAAATCCTAGGGATTGGACAGTCTCCATCAACAGCAGCAGCCTGGATTAATAAAAATGTTGCAGCTTATTTGCCTTCAACCAATATTACAGCCATTGCTGTTGGCAGTGAGGTTCTTACATCAATTCCTCATGCTGCGCCGGTTTTGGTTTCTGCTATGAATTCCCTTCATAAAGCCCTGGTTGCTTCAAACCTAAATTATCAGGTCAAAGTTTCAACTCCACAGTCCATGGATGTAATCCCTAAGCCATTCCCCCCATCCACTGCCGGCTTTAATTTATCATGGGGACCTACCATTTACCAAATCCTTCAGTttataaaaaacacaaattccTATTACATGCTAAATGCCTATCCTTATTATGGGTACACCGAGGGGAATGGAATTTTCCCGCTTGATTATGCTCTTTTCCGCCCACTTCCCTCTGTCAAGCAGATTGTTGACCCAAACACTCTTTTCCATTACACCAGCATGTTTGATGCTATGGTGGACGCTACCTATTATTCCATAGAGGCTTTCAATTTTTCTGGGATCTCTATTGTTGTCACAGAGTCTGGTTGGCCATGGTTTGGTGGATCCAATGAACCGGATGCCAACACAGGAAATGCTCAGACATACACAAATAATTTGATTCGGCGAGTGTTAAATGATTCAGGTCCTCCCAGCCAGCCAAAATTGCCCATCAACACGTACATTTATGAGTTGTTCAATGAAGACGAGAGGCCAGGACCAGTGTCGGTGAAAAATTGGGGTGTGCTCTTTACGAATGGGTCTTCTGTATATCCTTTAAGTTTGAGTACTTCCAATCAAATTACTGGGAATTCTTCTGGGGTTTTCTGTGTGGCGAAAGCTGATGCAGATCCTGATAAGTTGCAGGATGGCTTAAACTGGGCTTGTGGGCAAGGCCAAGCTAACTGCACTCCTATTCAAGAAGGGCAGCGGTGTTATCTCCCCAATACTATTGCAAATCATGCTTCATATGCTTTTAATGACTATTATCAAAAGATG
Protein-coding regions in this window:
- the LOC18772105 gene encoding serine/arginine-rich SC35-like splicing factor SCL30A, whose protein sequence is MRGRSYSPSPPRGGYGRRGRSPSPRGRYGGRSRDLPTSLLVRNLRHDCRPEDLRKPFGQFGTLKDVYLPKDYYTGEPRGFGFVQFVEPADAEEAKYQMDGQLLQGREVTVVFAEENRKKPSDMRHRERASTRSGRYRDRRRSPPRYSRSPRYSRSPPPRHTRSRSRSHDYYSPPPKRRDYSRSVSPPQERRYSREKSFSRSPPPYKGSRSHSESPDRGPSRSRSRSRSHSPRRIDRRTRSPINEDYPREPNGDRFPSP
- the LOC18772909 gene encoding glucan endo-1,3-beta-glucosidase 4; the protein is MMHKKWIGGVLLLLIGMFTSVLGAFIGINIGTDVSDLPSETDTVALLKAHQISHVRLYNADTHMLKALSNSGIEVMVGVTNEEILGIGQSPSTAAAWINKNVAAYLPSTNITAIAVGSEVLTSIPHAAPVLVSAMNSLHKALVASNLNYQVKVSTPQSMDVIPKPFPPSTAGFNLSWGPTIYQILQFIKNTNSYYMLNAYPYYGYTEGNGIFPLDYALFRPLPSVKQIVDPNTLFHYTSMFDAMVDATYYSIEAFNFSGISIVVTESGWPWFGGSNEPDANTGNAQTYTNNLIRRVLNDSGPPSQPKLPINTYIYELFNEDERPGPVSVKNWGVLFTNGSSVYPLSLSTSNQITGNSSGVFCVAKADADPDKLQDGLNWACGQGQANCTPIQEGQRCYLPNTIANHASYAFNDYYQKMQSVGGTCDFDDTAMTTSVDPSYGSCKFTGSSNSSTIGGLTPAAIAPSSAVGGWSSNLQVSNLQYLIPAAFLVLLLL